From a region of the Corallococcus coralloides DSM 2259 genome:
- a CDS encoding trypsin-like peptidase domain-containing protein — translation MELEGSEQEELTHALLGAFTSVEELLRMVEVKCGRSLVPPVEREGAARARALVRTAEAEGWTDVLVRGAHAAAPGHPRIRRFLQSYLSSVQRSVSGSALARIVQQSRLALTPQVWRDRLTTLSRRVCRVELEGGRALGTGFLVAPDIVLTNSHVIEHRLLEALRVRFDLKVLPDRIAVHPGRVFAVTACLAQSPHSPADLMHPRPREATRDELDYAFLQIQDAPGEDRLGDRPRGFIPLAPSSPTAFETGALALVVQHPKGRPMQVALDTFQAVNRSQTRVTYCTNTHPGSSGSPCFTPDLELVALHHSGDPRPGHESAEDDEGIPLDTIRSSLSGSVLRRLGWE, via the coding sequence ATGGAGCTTGAAGGCTCCGAACAGGAGGAACTGACCCACGCCCTCCTGGGCGCGTTCACCTCGGTGGAGGAGCTCCTCCGGATGGTCGAGGTGAAATGCGGCCGCAGCCTGGTGCCCCCCGTCGAACGGGAGGGGGCGGCGCGGGCCCGGGCGCTCGTGCGCACCGCGGAGGCGGAGGGGTGGACGGACGTGCTGGTGCGCGGCGCGCACGCGGCGGCGCCGGGCCATCCGCGCATCCGCCGCTTCCTGCAGAGCTACCTGTCCTCCGTGCAGCGCAGCGTGTCCGGCAGTGCCCTGGCGCGCATCGTCCAGCAGTCCAGGCTGGCGCTGACGCCGCAGGTCTGGCGCGACCGGCTGACCACGCTGTCGCGGCGCGTGTGCCGCGTGGAGCTGGAAGGCGGCCGCGCGCTGGGTACGGGCTTCCTGGTGGCGCCGGACATCGTGCTGACGAACTCGCACGTCATCGAGCACCGGCTGCTGGAGGCGCTGCGCGTGCGCTTCGACTTGAAGGTGCTGCCGGACCGCATCGCGGTGCACCCGGGCCGGGTGTTCGCGGTGACGGCGTGCCTGGCGCAGAGCCCGCACAGCCCGGCGGACCTGATGCATCCGCGCCCGCGCGAGGCCACGCGCGACGAGCTGGACTACGCCTTCCTGCAGATTCAGGACGCCCCCGGCGAGGACCGGCTGGGAGACCGGCCGCGCGGTTTCATCCCGCTGGCCCCGTCGTCGCCCACGGCGTTCGAGACGGGCGCGCTGGCGCTCGTGGTGCAGCATCCGAAGGGGCGGCCCATGCAGGTGGCGCTGGACACGTTCCAGGCGGTCAACCGCTCCCAGACGCGAGTCACCTACTGCACCAACACGCACCCGGGTTCGTCCGGGTCGCCCTGCTTCACGCCGGACCTGGAGCTGGTCGCGCTGCACCACAGCGGAGACCCACGCCCCGGCCACGAGTCCGCCGAGGACGACGAGGGCATCCCCCTGGACACCATCCGCTCGAGCCTGTCCGGGAGCGTGCTGCGCCGCCTCGGCTGGGAGTGA
- a CDS encoding SDR family oxidoreductase: protein MQGKTVIVTGASAGIGEALAVALAGLGANVALAARDAQALERVKGSCEVAGGKALAVPTDVGDPEACRRLVERTVEAFGGVDVLVNNAGITMHSRFEDVKDLGLYERLMRINYLGAVHCTFHALPHIKARKGLLVAVSSLTGKTGVPMRTGYAASKHAMQGFFDSLRIELLGTGTDVLVVSPGFVATDIRAHALGPEGRPLGQSPRDEAGATMDVDTCVALILNAMERRQRELVMTLTGRVGQVLKLVAPALVDRLAARAIRGKKA from the coding sequence ATGCAAGGAAAGACCGTGATTGTCACCGGCGCGTCCGCGGGCATCGGCGAGGCGCTGGCGGTGGCCCTGGCCGGCCTGGGCGCGAACGTGGCGCTGGCGGCGCGGGATGCCCAGGCGCTGGAGCGCGTGAAGGGGTCCTGCGAGGTCGCCGGTGGCAAGGCGCTGGCGGTGCCCACCGACGTGGGTGACCCGGAGGCGTGCCGCCGGTTGGTGGAGCGCACGGTGGAGGCGTTCGGCGGCGTGGACGTGCTCGTCAACAACGCGGGCATCACCATGCACTCGCGCTTCGAGGACGTGAAGGACCTGGGCCTCTACGAGCGCCTCATGCGCATCAACTACCTGGGCGCGGTGCACTGCACCTTCCACGCGCTGCCGCACATCAAGGCGCGCAAGGGACTGCTCGTCGCCGTGTCGTCCCTGACGGGCAAGACGGGCGTGCCCATGCGCACCGGCTACGCCGCCAGCAAGCACGCGATGCAGGGCTTCTTCGATTCGCTGCGCATCGAACTGTTGGGCACCGGCACGGACGTGCTCGTGGTGTCGCCGGGCTTCGTGGCCACGGACATCCGCGCGCACGCGCTGGGTCCGGAGGGCCGGCCCCTGGGACAGAGCCCTCGCGACGAAGCGGGCGCCACCATGGACGTGGACACCTGCGTGGCCCTCATCCTGAACGCCATGGAGCGCCGCCAACGCGAGCTGGTGATGACGCTCACCGGCCGCGTGGGACAGGTGCTCAAGCTGGTGGCGCCCGCGCTGGTGGACCGGCTGGCCGCGCGCGCCATCCGCGGCAAGAAGGCCTGA
- a CDS encoding ZIP family metal transporter — MADGPLMDTQTVLLVFVAVGLDGLAGLAGGVLSERWLQRRLPALVAFAAGTLLSAVFLEVLPEAVEARGNAAFAWAFASFVALALMEWALGDHHHDAECAAGHAHGHHHAHPSVPTLPGALLASDALHNVGDGAAVAAAFLVSPEAGFATAFAVIVHELPQEVGDYALLRAAGWTRARSLVALGAVQLTAAVGAAGVLLGTRYLPSLQGTVLAIAGGSFLYIGAVDLLPELRRGPDSRQRVVGFLCGLLLIGGLHFAERFTGGHG, encoded by the coding sequence GTGGCTGATGGCCCCCTGATGGATACACAGACCGTCCTGCTCGTCTTCGTCGCGGTGGGGCTGGACGGCCTGGCCGGGCTCGCGGGCGGGGTGCTGTCCGAGCGCTGGCTGCAACGGCGGCTGCCCGCGCTGGTGGCCTTCGCCGCCGGCACGCTCTTGAGCGCGGTGTTCCTGGAGGTGCTGCCGGAGGCGGTGGAGGCCCGGGGCAATGCCGCCTTCGCGTGGGCCTTCGCCAGCTTCGTCGCGCTGGCGCTCATGGAGTGGGCGCTGGGCGATCACCACCATGACGCCGAGTGCGCCGCCGGACACGCGCATGGCCATCATCATGCGCACCCGAGCGTGCCCACGCTGCCGGGCGCGCTGCTCGCGTCGGATGCGCTGCACAACGTGGGCGATGGCGCGGCGGTCGCGGCGGCCTTCCTCGTGTCGCCGGAAGCGGGCTTCGCCACCGCGTTCGCCGTCATCGTCCACGAGCTGCCGCAGGAGGTGGGCGACTACGCGCTCCTTCGCGCCGCGGGCTGGACTCGCGCGCGGTCGCTGGTCGCGCTGGGCGCGGTGCAGCTCACCGCCGCGGTGGGCGCCGCGGGAGTGCTGCTGGGCACCCGGTATCTGCCCTCGCTCCAGGGCACGGTGCTGGCCATCGCCGGAGGCTCGTTCCTCTACATCGGCGCGGTGGACCTGTTGCCGGAGCTGCGCCGGGGCCCGGACTCACGCCAGCGCGTGGTGGGCTTCCTGTGTGGGCTGCTGCTCATTGGCGGATTGCACTTCGCGGAACGGTTCACGGGAGGACATGGATGA
- a CDS encoding alpha/beta fold hydrolase — MMLESFQVGTGDVLTVMLHGFLGTGRNLRSLAVAWTKADPRRRILLPDLTGHGTSPALHPDSDLTTLARDVVATLDAQGFTGAVDWVGHSLGGRVSLAASLEASERVRSVAMLDIAPGPVPLNLSDSGYVLDILLKAPPRADSRKALRENLIGNGLSEGLSDWLLMNLTPDGDGVRWRFDRDALLQLHRRVNGQDLWPAVERPVHPPLRCIRGGRSRYVSEESARRLEDAGCPVALLPDAGHFVHVDNPQEVLAWLMAP; from the coding sequence GTGATGCTCGAAAGTTTTCAGGTGGGCACGGGTGACGTGCTCACGGTGATGTTGCACGGCTTCCTCGGGACGGGCCGCAACCTGCGCTCGCTGGCCGTCGCGTGGACGAAGGCGGATCCGCGCCGCCGCATCCTCCTGCCCGACCTCACCGGCCACGGCACCTCCCCGGCCCTGCATCCGGACTCGGACCTGACCACGCTCGCTCGCGACGTGGTGGCCACGCTCGACGCGCAGGGCTTCACCGGCGCCGTGGACTGGGTGGGCCACTCGCTGGGCGGCCGCGTGTCCCTGGCCGCGAGCCTGGAGGCCTCCGAGCGTGTGCGCAGCGTGGCGATGCTCGACATCGCGCCCGGGCCCGTGCCGCTGAACCTGTCAGACAGCGGCTATGTCCTGGACATCCTCCTGAAGGCCCCGCCGCGCGCGGACAGCCGCAAGGCCCTGCGCGAGAACCTCATCGGCAATGGCCTGTCGGAGGGGCTGTCGGACTGGCTCCTCATGAACCTCACGCCCGACGGTGACGGCGTGCGCTGGCGCTTCGACCGCGACGCGCTCCTCCAGCTCCACCGCCGCGTCAACGGCCAGGACCTGTGGCCCGCGGTGGAGCGCCCCGTGCACCCGCCCCTGCGCTGCATCCGCGGCGGGCGCAGCCGCTACGTGTCCGAGGAGAGCGCCCGGCGCCTGGAGGACGCGGGCTGCCCCGTGGCCCTCCTTCCGGATGCCGGCCACTTCGTGCACGTGGACAATCCCCAAGAAGTGCTCGCGTGGCTGATGGCCCCCTGA
- a CDS encoding nuclear transport factor 2 family protein encodes MASVSWLLLALGANPVAAPAAAQAPADPKVAVATVLDDWHRAAAVANEARYFAFFTPDAVFMGTDGEERWTVDQFRAWAKPYFTKGKAWSFKSVSRNVFFSKDGQVAWFDEALDTPNLGPARGSGVLVKDAAGWKIAQYNLSVPIPNDLMGEVTNRIATYSKAKAATPPAPASKPAAKP; translated from the coding sequence ATGGCATCCGTCTCCTGGTTGTTGCTGGCGCTCGGCGCCAACCCCGTCGCTGCTCCGGCCGCGGCCCAGGCTCCGGCCGACCCCAAGGTCGCGGTGGCCACGGTGCTGGACGACTGGCACCGCGCGGCGGCGGTGGCCAACGAGGCGCGCTACTTCGCCTTCTTCACGCCGGACGCGGTCTTCATGGGCACGGACGGTGAGGAGCGCTGGACGGTGGACCAGTTCCGCGCGTGGGCGAAGCCCTACTTCACGAAGGGCAAGGCCTGGTCCTTCAAGTCGGTGTCCCGCAACGTGTTCTTCTCCAAGGACGGCCAGGTCGCCTGGTTCGACGAGGCGCTGGACACGCCCAACCTGGGCCCCGCGCGCGGCAGCGGCGTGCTGGTGAAGGACGCGGCCGGCTGGAAGATCGCCCAGTACAACCTCTCCGTCCCCATCCCCAACGACCTGATGGGCGAGGTGACGAACCGCATCGCCACGTACTCCAAGGCCAAGGCCGCCACACCGCCCGCCCCGGCAAGCAAGCCCGCGGCGAAGCCCTGA
- a CDS encoding SET domain-containing protein, whose product MNNPELDRLVSENQFHPNVEWRLVPGKGRGVFARRFLPKGTLVEWAPISRFPESDLKPVEHRDCQAHHHVFTWGSEPGREKAYAWGMLALYNHSQTPNVELIDGPVPDSGAAVALRDIQPGEELCLDYGLTWFEPS is encoded by the coding sequence ATGAACAATCCCGAGCTCGATCGCCTCGTCTCCGAGAATCAGTTCCATCCCAACGTTGAATGGCGCCTCGTTCCTGGAAAGGGACGGGGCGTCTTCGCGCGCAGGTTCCTGCCCAAGGGCACGCTCGTGGAGTGGGCGCCCATCAGCCGCTTCCCGGAGAGCGACCTGAAGCCGGTGGAGCACCGCGACTGTCAGGCGCACCACCACGTCTTCACCTGGGGCAGCGAGCCCGGCCGGGAGAAGGCCTACGCGTGGGGCATGCTGGCGCTCTACAACCACTCCCAGACGCCCAACGTGGAGCTCATCGACGGGCCGGTGCCGGACTCGGGCGCCGCCGTGGCGCTGCGGGACATCCAGCCCGGCGAAGAGCTCTGCCTGGACTACGGCCTCACCTGGTTCGAGCCGAGCTGA
- a CDS encoding PE-PPE domain-containing protein, which produces MSIDGVGRGGVRQVTPRAVEEQSGPVAKNALARPLAAKDVFEAKRAQSSTPGNANLPPIQSNTGTVKAGTVQLDDATKVARGALKIDSKADPKLYDGMYLGSDGYAYPPDKFSVSEVPPFKPEKPIASPTPTTYHVNGILTQPQGDGNATGEAQKLANESGTNVVPIYNATEGLPADVTQTGLDRLGLGDNKAAQTLADAIYRDLQAGKKVNVTGYSQGGAIVSSALREVDNRIKDDMGGFWGNLPIFGDGNRDKREALLGNINVSTFAGAGKTFPDGPKYTFYVNKQDPVPTWLGTHAFNPVTDIVSGIASGLFPGIGILNGGPSTQYPEGATIHTFDSPGNGEVFALDGKHGIDTYLNNIQDAV; this is translated from the coding sequence ATGTCCATCGACGGAGTGGGAAGAGGCGGAGTCCGGCAGGTGACGCCGCGCGCCGTGGAGGAGCAGTCCGGTCCCGTGGCGAAGAACGCGCTCGCCCGCCCGCTGGCGGCCAAGGACGTCTTCGAGGCGAAGCGCGCCCAGTCCTCCACCCCGGGCAACGCGAACCTGCCGCCCATCCAGTCCAACACGGGCACGGTGAAGGCCGGCACGGTGCAGCTGGATGACGCGACGAAGGTGGCTCGCGGCGCGCTGAAGATCGACTCGAAAGCGGATCCGAAGCTCTACGACGGCATGTACCTGGGCTCGGACGGCTACGCCTATCCGCCGGACAAGTTCTCCGTCTCGGAGGTGCCGCCGTTCAAGCCGGAGAAGCCCATCGCCTCCCCGACGCCGACGACGTACCACGTCAACGGCATCCTCACGCAGCCGCAGGGAGACGGGAACGCCACGGGCGAGGCCCAGAAGCTGGCGAACGAGTCGGGCACCAACGTGGTGCCCATCTACAACGCCACGGAGGGCCTGCCCGCGGACGTGACGCAGACGGGCCTGGACCGGCTGGGCCTCGGTGACAACAAGGCGGCCCAGACGCTGGCGGACGCCATCTACAGGGACCTGCAGGCCGGCAAGAAGGTCAACGTCACCGGCTACAGCCAGGGTGGCGCCATCGTGTCGAGCGCGCTGCGCGAGGTGGACAACCGCATCAAGGACGACATGGGCGGCTTCTGGGGAAACCTGCCCATCTTCGGCGACGGCAACCGCGACAAGCGCGAGGCGCTGCTCGGGAACATCAACGTCTCCACCTTCGCGGGCGCGGGCAAGACGTTCCCGGACGGGCCCAAGTACACCTTCTACGTGAACAAGCAGGACCCCGTGCCCACGTGGCTGGGCACGCACGCGTTCAACCCGGTGACGGACATCGTGAGCGGCATCGCGTCCGGCCTCTTCCCCGGCATCGGCATCCTCAACGGCGGCCCGTCCACCCAGTACCCCGAAGGCGCCACCATCCACACCTTCGACTCCCCCGGGAACGGCGAGGTCTTCGCCCTGGATGGCAAGCACGGCATCGACACGTACCTGAACAACATCCAGGACGCGGTCTGA
- a CDS encoding amidase: MTYRRAPVKAPRLSGMALKAMVNTLERGGVGPALVEKLMRDSGIEQWRELSAGDAPPVQYPLPPGAPPAETQTPVEQAARAVAASPVTPKRETVSAFARAYRDGSTDPVAVAHKVHEAIERLDAGADRLGLFIARKPEEVLRSAEASAERLRAGAPLSVFDGVPVVIKDELDLAGFPTTLGTTFRTEPARTDSTVAARLKAAGAVILGKANMQEIGINPIGLNPHHGAARNPWNRGHITGGSSSGSGAVVAAGLCPVSIGADGGGSIRIPAALCGIVGLKATWGRIPETGVPPLCWNVAHVGPLGLTVDDVAAAYAIVAGPDGHDVVARQQPPHHLSGFEDGALKGIRLGICTPYFEDADPDVVARCREAVRALTDAGATVVELPAPDLNTILWTHSCIILSEMAEAMLPQLKARASVFGLDSRTNLALGRHFRATDLIHALRHRHRLTRELLALMADVDVIVTPTTASTAPAIPEATLPAGESNLPVVDALMRFIRLANLTGCPALSVPAGFDRAGLPVGVHLMGRPYEEHLLLRLGRVVERATERRTPGIHVNVLP, translated from the coding sequence ATGACCTACCGACGCGCTCCGGTGAAGGCTCCGCGACTCTCTGGCATGGCCCTCAAGGCCATGGTCAACACGCTGGAGCGGGGCGGCGTGGGCCCGGCACTGGTGGAGAAGTTGATGCGGGACAGCGGCATCGAGCAGTGGCGCGAGCTGTCCGCTGGCGATGCTCCGCCCGTCCAGTACCCACTGCCCCCGGGAGCGCCTCCCGCTGAAACACAGACACCGGTGGAGCAGGCCGCGCGCGCCGTCGCCGCGTCACCCGTGACGCCGAAGCGGGAGACGGTCTCGGCGTTCGCTCGCGCCTACCGGGACGGGAGCACGGATCCGGTGGCCGTGGCGCACAAGGTCCACGAGGCGATTGAACGGCTGGACGCCGGCGCGGACCGGCTGGGGCTCTTCATCGCTCGCAAGCCGGAGGAGGTGCTGCGCTCGGCGGAGGCGTCCGCGGAGCGCCTGCGCGCGGGCGCGCCCTTGAGCGTGTTCGACGGGGTGCCCGTCGTCATCAAGGACGAGCTGGACCTGGCCGGCTTCCCCACGACGCTGGGCACCACGTTCCGCACCGAGCCGGCCCGGACCGACTCCACCGTGGCCGCCCGGTTGAAGGCCGCGGGCGCGGTCATCCTGGGCAAGGCCAACATGCAGGAGATTGGCATCAACCCCATCGGGTTGAATCCGCACCACGGCGCCGCGCGCAACCCGTGGAACCGGGGCCACATCACCGGCGGCAGCTCCAGCGGCTCCGGAGCCGTGGTGGCGGCGGGCCTGTGTCCGGTGAGCATTGGCGCGGACGGCGGCGGCTCCATCCGCATCCCCGCCGCGCTGTGCGGCATCGTCGGCCTCAAGGCCACCTGGGGCCGCATCCCGGAGACGGGCGTGCCGCCGCTGTGCTGGAACGTGGCGCACGTGGGCCCCCTGGGCCTCACCGTCGACGACGTCGCGGCGGCGTATGCGATTGTCGCCGGACCGGACGGACACGACGTCGTCGCCCGGCAGCAGCCTCCGCATCACCTGTCTGGCTTTGAAGACGGTGCGTTGAAGGGCATCCGGCTGGGAATCTGCACGCCCTATTTCGAAGACGCGGATCCGGACGTGGTGGCACGCTGCCGCGAGGCCGTGCGCGCCCTCACCGACGCGGGTGCCACGGTGGTGGAGCTGCCCGCGCCGGACCTGAACACGATTCTCTGGACGCACAGCTGCATCATCCTGAGTGAGATGGCGGAGGCGATGCTGCCGCAGTTGAAGGCCCGCGCGTCGGTGTTCGGGCTCGACTCGCGCACCAACCTGGCGCTGGGACGTCACTTCCGGGCCACGGACCTCATCCACGCGCTGCGGCACCGGCACCGGCTGACCCGCGAGCTGCTGGCGCTCATGGCGGACGTGGACGTCATCGTCACGCCGACGACGGCCAGCACCGCGCCCGCCATCCCCGAGGCGACGCTCCCCGCCGGCGAGTCGAACCTGCCGGTGGTGGACGCCCTGATGCGCTTCATCCGCCTGGCGAACCTCACCGGCTGCCCTGCCCTCTCCGTGCCCGCGGGCTTCGACCGCGCCGGCCTGCCCGTGGGCGTGCACCTCATGGGGCGCCCCTACGAGGAGCACCTGCTGCTGCGCCTGGGCCGTGTGGTGGAGCGCGCGACCGAGCGCCGCACGCCGGGCATTCACGTCAACGTTCTGCCCTGA
- a CDS encoding immunity 70 family protein, whose amino-acid sequence MTIALMIDNVATELGRGDFVHAFFSTLSARLEPEGWGTRFPTLLNTLYQGELPKAHAARAVEELRAARMELRAFSPAEVVWDIEDRDARPPWGADIASSITSLADYFVTSTGRDLFDAMIEDLEFLRDQGHGPATLTRI is encoded by the coding sequence ATGACCATCGCCCTGATGATCGACAACGTCGCCACGGAGCTGGGACGGGGCGACTTCGTCCACGCCTTCTTCTCCACCCTCTCCGCGCGGTTGGAGCCGGAGGGCTGGGGCACGCGCTTCCCGACTCTCCTGAACACGCTCTACCAGGGCGAGCTCCCCAAGGCGCACGCCGCCCGCGCGGTGGAGGAGCTGCGCGCCGCACGGATGGAGCTCCGGGCCTTTTCGCCCGCGGAGGTGGTCTGGGACATCGAAGACCGCGACGCGCGGCCACCCTGGGGCGCGGACATCGCGTCCAGCATCACCTCGCTGGCGGACTACTTCGTCACCAGCACCGGCCGCGACCTGTTCGACGCGATGATTGAAGACCTGGAGTTCCTGCGCGACCAGGGCCATGGGCCCGCGACGCTGACTCGAATCTGA
- a CDS encoding BMP family lipoprotein: MSPRRRVPSLVLCLLAAVTGCKKEAPAAPPTPTIGLVLGLGGRGDHAFNDSALRGLELWAAGKKYEKAGYQEATASERQASLAPDVAARGGEMGPLGITPVVLQSRVAEDYEPNLQLLAEQRVSLAMGVGFMLENAVETVARRNPSLPFLLVDSPLLDAQGRVITLPNVRTVVFREEEGCFLAGALAGLVTKTGRVGMVGGMKIPLVQRYEAGFRAGVAATNPNATVLVNYTGSFTDFALGKQVGQDLLLKNTDVLFAAAGVDGLGAIQAVKEAREAGKAVSVIGVDSDPSHLAPEAVLSAVVKHVDLVVYEAIREHRQGRFQGGNVSLGLKEGGMGLAPVRLDFPGKAEALRTVDALRARIISGELKVPTQPDAAQAAGANP; this comes from the coding sequence ATGAGCCCGCGCCGCCGAGTCCCCTCCCTCGTCCTGTGTCTGTTGGCGGCCGTCACCGGCTGCAAGAAGGAGGCGCCCGCTGCGCCGCCCACGCCCACCATCGGCCTGGTGCTGGGACTGGGAGGCCGGGGCGACCACGCCTTCAACGACTCCGCCCTGCGCGGACTGGAGCTGTGGGCCGCGGGGAAGAAGTACGAGAAGGCCGGCTACCAGGAGGCCACCGCGTCCGAGCGGCAAGCCTCGCTGGCGCCGGACGTCGCCGCGCGCGGAGGGGAGATGGGCCCACTGGGCATCACGCCGGTGGTCCTCCAGAGCCGCGTGGCGGAGGACTATGAGCCGAACCTCCAACTGCTCGCGGAACAGCGCGTGTCGCTGGCGATGGGCGTGGGCTTCATGCTGGAGAACGCCGTGGAGACGGTGGCCCGGCGCAATCCCTCACTGCCCTTCCTGCTGGTGGACAGCCCACTCCTGGACGCGCAGGGCCGGGTCATCACGCTGCCCAACGTGCGCACGGTGGTGTTCCGGGAGGAGGAGGGCTGCTTCCTCGCGGGCGCCCTGGCCGGGCTCGTCACGAAGACGGGCAGGGTGGGCATGGTGGGCGGGATGAAGATTCCCCTGGTGCAGCGCTATGAAGCCGGCTTCCGGGCCGGCGTGGCCGCGACGAACCCGAACGCCACGGTGCTGGTGAACTACACCGGCAGCTTCACGGACTTCGCCCTGGGCAAGCAGGTGGGGCAGGACCTGCTGCTCAAGAACACGGACGTCCTCTTCGCGGCGGCCGGCGTGGACGGCCTGGGCGCCATCCAGGCCGTGAAGGAGGCGCGCGAAGCCGGCAAGGCCGTGTCTGTGATTGGCGTGGACTCCGACCCGTCCCACCTGGCGCCGGAGGCGGTGCTGTCCGCCGTCGTGAAGCACGTGGACCTGGTGGTCTACGAGGCCATCCGCGAGCACCGCCAGGGGCGCTTCCAGGGCGGGAATGTCTCGCTCGGGTTGAAGGAGGGAGGCATGGGGCTGGCGCCCGTGCGGCTGGACTTTCCGGGCAAGGCGGAGGCGCTGCGCACGGTGGACGCGCTCCGGGCTCGCATCATCTCCGGGGAGCTGAAGGTGCCCACGCAGCCCGACGCCGCTCAGGCCGCTGGCGCCAACCCCTGA
- a CDS encoding VOC family protein — protein MAVPQKIVTCLWCNYNAEEAVAFYTSIFQDSKVLSVTRYTEAGPAPKGTVLTIDFQLAGQRFIALNGGPGPSYTDAVSLSVDCETQAELDALWDKLIAGGGKPVQCGWLKDRFGLSWQIVPTYMQQVLQDPDEAKRDRVMRAMLKMVKLDIATLKQAAEAR, from the coding sequence ATGGCCGTCCCCCAGAAGATCGTCACCTGCCTGTGGTGCAACTACAACGCGGAGGAGGCCGTCGCCTTCTACACGTCCATCTTCCAGGACTCGAAGGTCCTGAGCGTCACCCGCTACACGGAGGCGGGGCCCGCGCCCAAGGGCACGGTGCTGACCATTGATTTCCAGCTCGCGGGGCAGCGCTTCATCGCGCTCAACGGCGGGCCGGGCCCCTCCTACACGGACGCCGTCTCCCTGAGCGTGGACTGTGAGACGCAGGCGGAGCTGGATGCGCTGTGGGACAAGCTCATCGCGGGCGGTGGCAAGCCGGTGCAGTGCGGCTGGCTCAAGGACCGCTTCGGGCTGTCCTGGCAGATCGTCCCCACCTATATGCAGCAGGTGTTGCAGGATCCGGACGAGGCGAAGCGGGACCGCGTCATGCGCGCGATGCTGAAGATGGTGAAGCTGGACATCGCCACGCTGAAGCAGGCGGCGGAGGCGCGGTAG
- a CDS encoding FAD-dependent oxidoreductase, with protein MTRPHVLVAGAGIAGPSLAWWLSRRGWRVTLVERAHALRTGGQAVDFRGPVHRAVLERMGLWEAIHERRTRLGTQACVDATGRTLAEVPALMMSGDVELQRGDLCQLLFERTREQVEYRFGDSPTSLHETPDGVEVGFEQHAPQRFDLVVGADGLRSNVRSRVFGGDDSHLRHHGFRVVGCTLPNVLGLRRQGVIYSEPGRGVCVTSARAEDEARALFVFTGAPLGPRERSPDVAREAVSTAFAGAGWRTARLVETLHGAEDLYFDTISSVRLPRYSHGRVVLLGDAAWGGTLGGQGTPMAMVGAYVLAGELLASPEAHAQAFARYESRLRPYATKCQEGASHVGGFFAPRTRAGLFLRNHIYRLLTTKPLERVFEKMVTHAATGFELPEYAEAFTPQSDNR; from the coding sequence ATGACCCGACCCCACGTCCTCGTCGCTGGAGCAGGAATCGCAGGCCCGTCCCTCGCATGGTGGCTCTCCCGGCGAGGCTGGCGAGTCACCCTCGTCGAACGCGCCCACGCGCTGCGCACCGGCGGGCAGGCCGTCGACTTCCGCGGGCCCGTGCACCGCGCCGTGCTGGAGCGCATGGGGCTGTGGGAGGCCATCCACGAACGGCGGACGCGGCTGGGCACGCAGGCCTGCGTCGACGCCACGGGCCGGACGCTGGCGGAGGTTCCGGCGTTGATGATGAGCGGCGACGTGGAGCTTCAACGCGGCGACCTCTGCCAGCTGCTCTTCGAGCGCACCCGTGAGCAGGTGGAGTACCGCTTCGGGGACAGCCCCACCTCACTCCACGAAACGCCCGACGGCGTGGAGGTCGGGTTCGAGCAGCACGCCCCCCAACGCTTCGACCTGGTGGTGGGGGCGGATGGGTTGCGCTCGAACGTGCGCTCACGCGTCTTCGGTGGGGATGACAGCCACCTGAGGCACCACGGCTTCCGCGTCGTGGGATGCACGCTGCCGAACGTGCTCGGCCTGCGGCGGCAAGGCGTCATCTACAGCGAGCCCGGCCGCGGCGTTTGCGTCACCAGCGCCCGCGCCGAGGACGAAGCTCGCGCGCTGTTCGTCTTCACCGGCGCGCCCCTCGGCCCTCGGGAGCGGTCCCCGGACGTGGCGCGCGAAGCGGTATCGACGGCCTTCGCGGGGGCGGGCTGGAGGACCGCCCGGCTCGTGGAGACGCTGCACGGGGCGGAGGACCTCTACTTCGACACCATCAGCTCCGTCCGGCTCCCGCGCTACTCACACGGGCGAGTGGTGCTGCTGGGAGACGCGGCCTGGGGCGGCACGCTGGGAGGACAGGGCACGCCCATGGCGATGGTGGGCGCGTACGTGCTCGCGGGGGAGTTGCTCGCGAGCCCGGAGGCGCACGCCCAAGCCTTCGCACGCTACGAGTCCCGGCTCCGGCCCTACGCGACGAAGTGCCAGGAAGGCGCGAGCCACGTGGGCGGGTTCTTCGCGCCCCGCACCCGGGCCGGCCTGTTCCTGCGCAATCACATCTATCGGCTGCTCACCACGAAGCCGCTGGAGCGCGTGTTCGAAAAGATGGTCACCCACGCCGCCACCGGGTTCGAGCTGCCGGAGTACGCGGAGGCCTTCACGCCTCAATCCGACAACCGATGA